In Isosphaera pallida ATCC 43644, the sequence CCATCGCGCTAGGATTCGCTCCATATCGCGCAGGGGACGGCTCCAGAATGATCCCCGCTGTTCTGGGGCCGTCTCGAACACGACCCGAACACCGGTGGTTTCCAAGCCCAAACTGGTCAAAAAGGCCCAAAGATCCGGAAGGTTGTAACAATGGAGATGGGTCATGTCCCATGAGGAGGGATGACGAACGCACCGCGCGTTAGGTGTTTGAATGGCCAGCACACCGTCGGGCGCGAGGCGACCGGCTAGGGTGTCGAGCAATTTCAAGCCCGCGTTCAAGGCGAGGTGTTCCAATACATCCAGACAGAGGATCGCGTCGAATGGACCGATCGCCGAATCCAAGGAGGTGAAATCGTAGGAAAATTCGTTTCCCACATCCTGGGTTAGATAGGTTCCCGAAAAACCGGCGGCGAGAAACTTGCGCTGGATTCTCAAGTCGCCCGCCCCGACATCGAGCAAACAGCGCGCCTGCGCGACAGCGTTGAAGAGGACCTGCTCGGCGGGACAAAGCGTGGTTTCGCCGCAGGGCCACCACGCCACCAAGCCGAAGCGGGGCAATCGCTGGGCCAGCAATCGTTTGCGGGCCCAGTAGGTTCGATAAACCTGATCGACGGCGACAAAGTCGTCTTGATCGGGGATGGCGGTTGGTTCAACCACCGGCGAACCACTCCTTTTCATTCACCTTGGTGTCAGTTGTCCGTGGTTGGGGTTCTTCTTGAATAGGGGATGTTCGCGTAAGGTGACACCCGGCGAGGGCGCATTCACAGTCAAAGGACCGTCGGGATGATCTGCCATGAACCGGGTGAGGTCGTCCATTAGGGTTTGAAGAATTGTTTTGCGGGTCGCGGCCCAGTTGATGCGTTCGGCAGGGTCGGAGGGGAGGTGATAAAGCTCCGGTTTGCCGGCCCGTTCGACGACGAGTTTGTAGTCGCCCCGGATCGCGGCCAGGCTGTCGTAGCCCTCGGAGCGCCATTCGACGAACAAGGTGCGTTCGGGAAAGGTCTCGGCCTCCCGACCGGTAGCCAGCGGCAAAATGTTGAGTCCGTCAACCTTCCAGTCTGGTTCGGGGCGTCCCCCGGCCAGTTCCAGAAAGGTGGGCAGCAAGTCGATCGTCTGAACCGGAGTGGACACGATCCGCCCGGCCGGAATGACTCCCGGATAAGTCATGATGCCGGGCACCCGGATGCCTCCCTCGTAAACGGTGCGCTTTTGGCCGCGGAACGGGTGGTTGCTGTCCAGACTAGACGAGGCTTCCTTGCTGCCACCTTCAAAGGTCGCGCCGTGGTCGGAGGTGAACACAATGAGGGTCGAATCCTCCAATCCAGCGTCGCGGACCGCCTGAACAATCCGGCCCACTTGGGCGTCCATGCGGGTGACGATCGCCGCGTAGGCCGTCTGGATTGGATCGCTGAAGGTGGAGCGATGCTTGGCGATCTCGTCCTCGGGCGCTTCAATATGGAAGTGCGTGGACGTGAGAGGAAGATAGAGGAAAAAGGGTGTTGGGTCATCTTTATGACGCGCGATGAACTCTACGCCCTTGTCGGTGAACCAGTCGTCAGCATAACGGCCCTGGGGAACCTCGACCCGATCTCGGCCATTGAAAAGATGATTGGGGAACTTTTCCCAGGCATGGGTGGCGGAGAGGAAGCCGAAGGTCTCGTCGAAGCCCTGGTCCAAGGGGTGAGTGCGGGTTCCTCCCTCGCGGGTAGGCCGTCCCTGGTGCCACTTGCCGTAAAGCGCGGTGTGATACCCCTTGGCTTTGAGGGCTTCGGCGATGGTAACCTCTTCGGCGGGGAGATCGTGATCGTTGCGCCAAGTCCCGCAGTGGATTGGATTCTTACCGGTCAACAGGGCCGCGCGGCTGGGCGCGCAGACGACGCCAGCGGTGTAGAAGCGGTCGAACCGAGCGCCGCGGGCGGCCAGGTCGTCAAGATGGGGGGTGGACCATTGAATGCGTCCGTTGTACGACAGGTCGCCCCAACCCAAATCATCAGCGAGGATCAGGACGATGTTGGGACGGTCCGTTTCCCGGGCGTGAACTCCACTGGCTTCTCCCCCAAGAGTCGCGGCAAGCAGTCCCGTCCAGAGGGCCAGGGGGCAACGCGGCGCGAATCGACGCATCGCGGGATCTCCGTTTGAGGTCGATTGATTGAATCCCGTCCAAAGATGATCACCAGACAAGGGAGAACCGCGGCATGACAGAGAGATGGGCTGGACTTCGACCGCCCTAACATCCCGATGCACGAGTGTAACGCCTGGATTGAGGATTCACAACCGTTCGACTGAGTCCCCGGTGGAATCGGCCTCGGCGACGACTTCTGAACGACCACGATTTCGACGCCGCCACCAAGCCTTAAGGGCAGCAAGTTCTCCTGGTTCGGAACCCTCCAGCGCGTGGGCTAGGAATTGGAGGGCGAATCCCCCCAAAAACAACATCAGGGCCACTCCAAAGAGCTTGAGCGAACAGGCACCCACATAGATCGGTAGCATCAATGCGCCGAGGATGGTCGCGGGTACGCCCACCGCATGCAACGCCAGGCTCAACAAGGCGCGGTGACGATTCAGCCAATCTTCGATGATTGGTTCGGGGGCGTGAGGAGGAGGGATCATGGTCGCGGTGTGTTCGTCGAAAAAAACCTGGGTCCCCCAGGGAAAACCAGCGTCGTCAGGTTACGAATCCAACCGGAGCCAAACAACCCCCAAGCCACAAAACGGCAGCGTGGTCGAGTTGGCAAACGGAGGCGATGCTTGACGCGACTCTGGCAGGTTCGTAGCGTAGGCCGTCGCGCAACCCGCCTCGCATCCAGAGGTGGCTTGGGCCCGTGGTGGAGTCGCCTCCAACCACCCCGGCCGGGTTCGTCTGGTTCCCGTTGCAACACGTCCCTTGGTGGGATGGTGAACCCCTGCGGGATTGTCGGGGGATGGCGGACGCCCCGGTGGTCAAAAACGTTTCTCAAACCGCTCGAATCAGGACTTCTAAGCATGGGACACGCCGTCACCCTCATCACCGGCGATGGAGTCGGTCCAGAATTGGCCGAAGCGGCCCGCATGTGCGTGGACGCCACCGGGGTCGCAATCGACTGGGATGTGCAGGAAGCCGGAGTGGATGTGATGGAGCGTCTGGGAACTCCAGTGCCTGACGCGGTAATCGAATCGTGCAAGCGAACCGGCGTGGCTCTCAAAGCGCCAATCACCACGCCGGTGGGCACCGGCTTCCGTTCGGTCAACGTCCACCTGCGCCAGGTACTGGACCTGTACGCCTGCGTCCGTCCTTGCAAGCTCTATCCTGGCGTGCGAACCCTCTTCGCTAACAGCAAAGTGGATCTGGTCGTGGTGCGCGAGAACACCGAGGACCTGTATATCGGCATTGAGTTTGAAAAAGGCAAGGACGAGACCCTCAAACTCATCGACACGATCAAAAGTCTAGGCGGCAAGGCAATCAAGCCGGATTCGGGCATTTCGATTAAGCCAATCTCAGTCTCCGGTACCGAACGGATAGTCACCTACGCTTTTGAGTATGCCCGCAAACACGGGCGCAAGAAAGTCACATCGGTGCATAAGGCCAACATCCTCAAGTATTCAGATGGGCTTTTCCTTGAGGTTTCACGCGACGTGGCCAAGCGCTACACCGACATCGAGTTCGAAGACCGCATCGTGGACAACATGTGCATGCAGTTGGTCCAAAAGCCGGAACTCTACGACGTGCTGGTGATGCCCAATCTCTACGGCGACATTCTGTCCGACCTGTGCGCCGGTTTGGTGGGAGGGCTTGGGGTCGCCCCTGGGGCCAACATCGGCGACAAGGGGGCGGTCTTCGAGGCGACCCACGGCTCGGCTCCCAAGTACAAGGGACAGTGGAAGATGAACCCCACCGCGTTGATCCTCTCAGCGGTGTTGATGCTGGAGCATTTGGGCGAGGTGGAAGCGGCCCGCAAGCTGGAAAACGCAGTGGCCAAGGTGATCGCCGAAGGCAAGTTTGTCACCTACGACATGAAGCCGCACCGCGACGACCCCACCGCCGTGGGCACCCGCGAGATGGCCAAGGCGATCTGCGACGCAATGGCCTGAGTCGGAACCTGATCGTCTTCACAACGAATGGAGGCGCAACCCCCTCCATTCCTTTCTTCTTGAGACCACGTCAAGGAACCGGGCAACCTCGCCCTCCCTCGGCCCCAGTCCTGGAAGGCGGTGGTCCGGTTCGCTTCGTGCCACTCTGGTTTGCTTGCCCGATCTTCGTCAAGGGGTTTGAGTGGGGACCCTTGACCTTGTTGTGACAATGGCGCACATCATCGCCATTGCTCTGTGTCATCACTGCGTCGCCGTAACAGCCAGAGGGTTGGGAAGTCGCGCATTGATTCGATTGAGACAAAATGGTCTTTTGACAATTGGTCCAACGAGGATGGCCAAATTGAAAATAGGTCGATTTGATGAACAGACTTACCTTCGACTCATCCGTGGCGACATTCAGGGGTTGCAAGCCAGTTTGAGCCGCGCGGCGCTCGGGGCTTTGAGTCTTGGCTACGGCTTAGCGGTTCGTCTGTGGGACTGGGGTTATGAATGGGGCTGGCTGCGTTCCGAAGTGGCTCCGTTGCCCGTGGTGTCAGTGGGCAACCTCACCGTCGGCGGCACCGGCAAGACGCCGTTGGTCGAGTGGGTGGCGCGGTTCTATCGCCAACGTGGTTGGCGGGTGGTCATTCTGAGCCGGGGCTACGGACGCACACGCGATCTTCAGGACAGCACAACCTATCAACTCAACGACGAGGGTTTGGTCTTGGAGGAAAACCTCCCGGACGTGCCTCACCTCCAGGGTCGGGATCGTTTGGCGCTGGCTCGTCTGGCGGTGGAAGAACTCGAATCCCAGGTGGCGGTGCTGGACGATGGATTCCAGCATCGTCGTTTGGGACGGTTGCTCGATCTGGTGGTGGTGGACGCGCTGAATCCATTTGGGTATCATCGGTTGTTGCCACGCGGGTTGTTGCGTGAACCGCTCACTGCACTTCGTCGGGCCGACGTGTTTGTGGTGTCGCGCGCCGATCTGGTGACGGATTCGGAGTTTCAACGGATCGAAACAACACTGCGGCGTTTCGCGGGCCAGTACCACATGATCTTCCGCACTCGCCACGCCCCTCAGGACCTTACCACGTTTGACGGTCGTGGGACTGTCGAACCACTTGGCCTTGCGGTGGGGCCGCGGGTGGCGGCGTTTTGCGGCATCGGCAATCCGGAGGGATTCCGTCGCACTTTGGACGCGCTGGGGGTGGTCTGGGCCGACCAGCCAAGCGAAGCGTTGCGACGTTACCCCGACCATCACGCCTACAGCCGAAGCGATGTCGAGGATCTGGGACGATGGGCGCGGGATCTCGGGGCGGAATTGGTCTTGACGACTCAGAAGGACCAAGTCAAGTTGCGAGTACCCGAGTTAGCGGGTCGACCGCTCAAAGCCTTGCGGATCGGCCTGGAGTTCCTGGATGATCCTGGCCCCCTGATGAGCCGGCTCGATCAGCTGGTTCCCGGGGTGGATCTGCAAACCCAATCCGACGTGACCCCGGAACAGGAACGGCTGATTTGTCCCCCGACTCCCTTGCCGCCCTGAACCTAACGACCTCGCGCTCCTCACCCCGCCGTGTTTTGATCTTTTGCCCCAACCTCGTGGGCGACGCCGTGATGGCTACGCCCACCCTCCGCGCTTTGCGCCAAGGTTGGCCCGAGGCGCGGTTGTTTGGGGTGGCCAAGCCGGTGGTCGCAGCAACGCTCAAGGGATTGCATGAGCTTGATGAATGGTTCGTTTTCAATCCTCAAGCCGGGTTTCGCGCGACCCTCGGCCTGATTCGCAGCTTGCGCGCTCAACAGTTTGATTT encodes:
- a CDS encoding Mpo1-like protein; this encodes MIPPPHAPEPIIEDWLNRHRALLSLALHAVGVPATILGALMLPIYVGACSLKLFGVALMLFLGGFALQFLAHALEGSEPGELAALKAWWRRRNRGRSEVVAEADSTGDSVERL
- a CDS encoding class I SAM-dependent methyltransferase: MVEPTAIPDQDDFVAVDQVYRTYWARKRLLAQRLPRFGLVAWWPCGETTLCPAEQVLFNAVAQARCLLDVGAGDLRIQRKFLAAGFSGTYLTQDVGNEFSYDFTSLDSAIGPFDAILCLDVLEHLALNAGLKLLDTLAGRLAPDGVLAIQTPNARCVRHPSSWDMTHLHCYNLPDLWAFLTSLGLETTGVRVVFETAPEQRGSFWSRPLRDMERILARWLITRWLGLDYAENVILLARKPRDSNHQSAASQ
- a CDS encoding sulfatase-like hydrolase/transferase; protein product: MRRFAPRCPLALWTGLLAATLGGEASGVHARETDRPNIVLILADDLGWGDLSYNGRIQWSTPHLDDLAARGARFDRFYTAGVVCAPSRAALLTGKNPIHCGTWRNDHDLPAEEVTIAEALKAKGYHTALYGKWHQGRPTREGGTRTHPLDQGFDETFGFLSATHAWEKFPNHLFNGRDRVEVPQGRYADDWFTDKGVEFIARHKDDPTPFFLYLPLTSTHFHIEAPEDEIAKHRSTFSDPIQTAYAAIVTRMDAQVGRIVQAVRDAGLEDSTLIVFTSDHGATFEGGSKEASSSLDSNHPFRGQKRTVYEGGIRVPGIMTYPGVIPAGRIVSTPVQTIDLLPTFLELAGGRPEPDWKVDGLNILPLATGREAETFPERTLFVEWRSEGYDSLAAIRGDYKLVVERAGKPELYHLPSDPAERINWAATRKTILQTLMDDLTRFMADHPDGPLTVNAPSPGVTLREHPLFKKNPNHGQLTPR
- the lpxK gene encoding tetraacyldisaccharide 4'-kinase, with product MAKLKIGRFDEQTYLRLIRGDIQGLQASLSRAALGALSLGYGLAVRLWDWGYEWGWLRSEVAPLPVVSVGNLTVGGTGKTPLVEWVARFYRQRGWRVVILSRGYGRTRDLQDSTTYQLNDEGLVLEENLPDVPHLQGRDRLALARLAVEELESQVAVLDDGFQHRRLGRLLDLVVVDALNPFGYHRLLPRGLLREPLTALRRADVFVVSRADLVTDSEFQRIETTLRRFAGQYHMIFRTRHAPQDLTTFDGRGTVEPLGLAVGPRVAAFCGIGNPEGFRRTLDALGVVWADQPSEALRRYPDHHAYSRSDVEDLGRWARDLGAELVLTTQKDQVKLRVPELAGRPLKALRIGLEFLDDPGPLMSRLDQLVPGVDLQTQSDVTPEQERLICPPTPLPP
- a CDS encoding isocitrate/isopropylmalate dehydrogenase family protein; its protein translation is MGHAVTLITGDGVGPELAEAARMCVDATGVAIDWDVQEAGVDVMERLGTPVPDAVIESCKRTGVALKAPITTPVGTGFRSVNVHLRQVLDLYACVRPCKLYPGVRTLFANSKVDLVVVRENTEDLYIGIEFEKGKDETLKLIDTIKSLGGKAIKPDSGISIKPISVSGTERIVTYAFEYARKHGRKKVTSVHKANILKYSDGLFLEVSRDVAKRYTDIEFEDRIVDNMCMQLVQKPELYDVLVMPNLYGDILSDLCAGLVGGLGVAPGANIGDKGAVFEATHGSAPKYKGQWKMNPTALILSAVLMLEHLGEVEAARKLENAVAKVIAEGKFVTYDMKPHRDDPTAVGTREMAKAICDAMA